The genomic window TCGAGCACTACCTGAACCCGGCGTACTTCCCGGGCATTCTCGACAGTGACCTGACCTGTTCGCTGACCGAGCTGTACGCCAGCCGCTACGACATCCGTTACGGCCGCGTACGCTTCGACATGGTGCCCACCGCCCTGCACGGCGAGGCGGCCAGCGTGCTGCGCGTCGCCGAGGGCAGCCCGGCGCTGCGCATCACCCGCATCAACGGCGACCAGCACGGGCGCATCATCGACTGCGACCTGGAGTTCTGGCGGCACGATGCCATTCACGTAAGCGTGGAAGTGCCGGATTGACCCTCTGGCGCTGAACCAGACGTGTAGGAGCGAGCTTGCTCGCGAACCGCCCAACGACGTCACTGCCGGTTTGCCCCCTCTCCCCAGCCCTGGCTGCGCGCCCCGCTCCGAAGGGAGAGGGAGTAGATCGGTGTGCCTTGATGCTTTTGAGTCAACCGGCGAGCTCTCAACTTTCCGCACGTTCAAGACAGTCCCCTCTCCCTTCAGGGAGAGGGTTAGGGAGAGGGTGTATCAGGCAACTCCGACGCTTCACGATTCGCGAGCAAGCTCGCTCCTACGAAAAGCAGCTGCCGTCAGCGATCCGGGTTCCACTCCGGATAAGCCGGAATCCCGTCCTGCGCCAGCCACGGCCGATCATGGGACACCCAGATATGCCGCATCGGGCGCGCGCCCGGGTCGTCGTCCAGGCTGGCCACGCGGACGATGACGTGGAGCTGGCCGGCGCGCTCGGCGATCAGTTGCGTCCCGCAGCGCGGGCAGAACTTGCGCAGCTTGCCGGGCGACGATTCGTACGCCGCCACCTTGTCCTCGCCGCGGGTCCAGCGGAAGTGTTCGCGCACTACCCCGGCGGTGCTGGCGAAGGCTGCCGAGTGGGCTTTCTGGCAGGTGCGGCAGTGGCAATGGCCGATGGGCATGTCCAGGCCGTCGATCTCATAGCCGATGTCGCCGCACAGGCAGCTTCCGGTGATTGGCATGGCTGGCTCTCCTCGTGGACTCTCCAGAAACAAAACGCCCGGCGGGTGCCGGGCGTTCGGGTCAGGGCAGGTCGGCGCTGTCGTAGAAGGCGCTGAGGACCTTGGCCAGGTAGTGCAGGTCCTGGCTGCCGGCCAGTTCGCGGATGGAGTGCATGGCGAAGGTCGGCAAGCCGATGTCCACGGTGCGCACGCCGATCTGGCTGGCGGTAATCGGGCCGATGGTGGAGCCGCAACCCATGTC from Pseudomonas sp. GCEP-101 includes these protein-coding regions:
- a CDS encoding GFA family protein, which encodes MPITGSCLCGDIGYEIDGLDMPIGHCHCRTCQKAHSAAFASTAGVVREHFRWTRGEDKVAAYESSPGKLRKFCPRCGTQLIAERAGQLHVIVRVASLDDDPGARPMRHIWVSHDRPWLAQDGIPAYPEWNPDR